Below is a genomic region from Deltaproteobacteria bacterium.
TTCGGATAAATGGGAGAAGTTTTTGGATATCTCCCCTATAAAGCACACCCATTGTTGTTAAATATGCAATTTTATCCTCGATTCCTGGTTCAATTGCATTTCCCGGTATCCGGATTTTTTTATCGATTAAAGCTTGTTGAGTCATATTAGGTTAAGATGTTGATAACATATGAGATAAATTGATTAATTTTTAATTACAATGGAGGGAATATAAGATAGACATCTTTGTGTGTCAATAACATATGTTGAGCAAATCAGGAAAGGTTCAAGTCGTCCGGACCTATCTTCTGGCTGAAACAGATGGATTATGCTGTAGTATTGGAGCGGCAGGGAAAGTCTCGGAGAGCAATATTCCTGCTCATTCCAGCCTTTCCTGTTGATATCCCTTCAAAACGGATTAATCTTGAGATTCGTTATAATTTGAAAAAATGAGGCTCCCGCCGTAGCGGAGGCCCAACTCCTTTTACACGTGGTGAATGAGCTGTTAATAGTAGAACAAAGTATAATTGATTATGCAAGAAAAAAAGCTTCCTGCCAGAAAAAATGGGTGGTATTGGCTGGTCAAGTTTGCCACTTTCCGAACATCATGGGCTGAAATCGTCCATGAGGGTACTTTCACCCTTCGTGGATCTTAAATAATGACAATTAGTTGTTTTTATTATTAAGATTGCTTATAATCCTTAATACATAACTTCGGATACCATGCCCACTTATTAACAAAAAGAGGGAATGGCTATTTTGATTCCGCCCAAGCCTATGCCGGGAGCGAAACCTATTACGGTCTGGTTTGGCCTCGACGTTCCACTGACCGGACCAGGATCTTTCAGACCAGCAAATCGGCCAGGAGGACCAAAAAAGAGGCCCTTCTGAAATTAGACCATACCCTCCTCAACATGGGGATAGATTACCTCGACCTTTGGCAGATCCATGATGTAAGGACCGAAGAAGATCTTCAGACTATTGCCGGGCCAGGTGGGGCCTTAGAAGCGTTTGTTGAAGCCAAAGTTAAAGAAAAATCCCGTTTTA
It encodes:
- a CDS encoding aldo/keto reductase, with the protein product MHNFGYHAHLLTKRGNGYFDSAQAYAGSETYYGLVWPRRSTDRTRIFQTSKSARRTKKEALLKLDHTLLNMGIDYLDLWQIHDVRTEEDLQTIAGPGGALEAFVEAKVKEKSRFIGLTGHHDPEILTRGVKTWPIDSVLIPVNPVEGILGGFLTATLPAAHEKGAAVIGMKVLGAAHYLIP